The nucleotide window AACAGTATAAATTTTATATATTAAGGATTATCTTTAAAATCAATCAATTTCAAAAAAAAAAAATAAAATAGATGATTATTTACTTTAAATCATCAGTATTGATTAAATCACTATTCATCAATGATTTCATTGTATCAATGTCTATTTGTCCAGGTGCTGTATTGTCATTTACTACAGCAAAAGTAAATGGTGCATTGAATTTAGATGCAATAACCCTTGTATAGCTTCCCAATTCTCCCATGGAAATAGCTACAACGTTATCGAAGTGAGATAATAATGGTAAAATTGTCAATGTATCCTCTAATGTATTAGGCATAACTGCTATCTTTGCAATGTCTCCAAGTTGTTTTTCCTGAATTACAATGTCCATTAATATGTCCAAATCAGGAGTTTGTTTGAAGTTATGGTAAGAAATGATGGATGTTACTCCAGTTTCTGTAATTGATTCAATAAGCTCTCTATCAGTTTGAAGCTCTACATCAACATAATCAGCCACATCACAACATTCTCTAAGTATAGCTATCCTGTCATCTTCACTGCCTCTAAAGGATCCTCCTTCCTTAGCAGTCCTATTGGTTGCTATTGTTGGGAAATTGATTTCTTCTAGGATTTCCTTTACAATCTTAGGATTAGGATTTTCCATGCCATCTATTCTAAGTTCAAGAATGTCTGCACCTTTTATTATGCAATCGTTAGCAACTTTCAAGATGTCTTCCTTGTTCTTTTGGAAAATTGGAA belongs to Methanobrevibacter ruminantium and includes:
- the aroD gene encoding type I 3-dehydroquinate dehydratase, which encodes MYSETKIAIPIFQKNKEDILKVANDCIIKGADILELRIDGMENPNPKIVKEILEEINFPTIATNRTAKEGGSFRGSEDDRIAILRECCDVADYVDVELQTDRELIESITETGVTSIISYHNFKQTPDLDILMDIVIQEKQLGDIAKIAVMPNTLEDTLTILPLLSHFDNVVAISMGELGSYTRVIASKFNAPFTFAVVNDNTAPGQIDIDTMKSLMNSDLINTDDLK